The DNA sequence TCAGTGGACTGGGATTGATATTGCCGGCCTACGACTACTGTTTGAAGTGCTCCCATACCTTTAATCTGTTGGATGCCCGAGGCGCCATCAGTGTGGCGGAACGCAGCCGCCTTATCGGGCGAGTGCGCCAGATGGCCCGCCTCTGTGCCGAAGGTTATCTCAAACAGCGGGAGGCAATGGGTTTTCCGCTCCTGAAAAAATCTGCCTGCTAAAGATCTATTCGCTGAGGATACCATGGTTGCTGATCTCTTAATTGAAATCGGGACGGAAGAAATTCCGGCCAGATTCATCCCGCCGGTTTTAGAGGAGATGAAGGTCTCCCTGGCCAAACGTCTGGAGCAGGAGCGCCTCGCCGTCGAGGTCGTGAAAACTATGGGGACGCCCCGCCGCCTGACCCTGATTGCCCAGAAAGTCGCAACCCAACAGGCGGAAAGCACCGCCGAAATAATCGGTCCTCCCCAGGCGGTAGCCTTCGGCGCCGACGGCCAACCCACCCAGGCGGCTTTCGGGTTTGCCCGGGCTCAGGGGGTTGAAGTCAAAGATCTGATTGTAGTTCAAACCGATAGAGGGCCGTATTTGGCAGTCAAAAAACATGCCGCCGGCCGCCCTGCCCATGAACGGTTATCCGAAATCCTGCCGGAGTGGATTCTGGGGCTTTCGTTCCCCAAATCCATGCGTTGGGGGTCTCTTACGGTCACCTTCGCCCGTCCCCTCCACTGGATCGTGGCCTTATTCGGGGAAGAAGTCATTCCTTTCGCCGTCGGCGACATCACCAGCGGGCGCCTCACCTACGGCCATCGCTTTCAAGCCCCCCAGGCCATCACCTTGGCTACTGCGGATGCCGAGGCGTATATCAATTCATTGCGCCAGGCCCAGGTCCTGGTAGCGCCGGAGGAGCGGCGGGCCAAACTACTGGAGCAGTTGCAGCAGGCCGCGGCCTCGGTTCAGGGGCAGATCGTGCCCAACCCGGAGCTGCTGCAGGAGAATACCTTTCTCGTCGAATACCCAAACCTCACTTTGGGGAATTTCGAGGAAAAGTTCCTGGCTCTGCCGGATGACGTGCTCATCACCTCGATGCGGGAGCACCAACGGTATTTCTCCCTGCGGGACGGCAGCGGCAAGTTGATGCCCCATTTCATCGCAGTTAATAATACGTTGGCCCGCAATCCCGACGTTGTTCGGCAGGGCCACGAACGCGTCCTGCGGGCCAGGTTGAGCGACGCCATGTTCTTCTTCCAGGAAGACCGCAAGGTTAATCTGGACGATTGGGTGGAGGCACTGCGGGGTGTGGTCTATCATTCCCTGTTGGGAACCTCCTACGATAAAATGGCCCGCTTCCGCTCACTGGCAAGATACCTGGCCGAACGTCTGCTGCCCGATAGCATTACCCCGGTCCATCGGGCCGCCACCCTCTGCAAGGCCGATCTGGTCAGCGGCATGGTGGGAGAATTTCCCAGTCTGCAAGGCATTATGGGGCGGGAATACGCCCTCCTGGCCGGCGAGGCTCCGGAAGTTGCCGATGCCATCTGGACCCACTACCTGCCGCGCCACGCCGGAGATCAACTCCCTGACAATCCCGTGGGGGCCATCGTAGGTATGGCCGACCGCCTGGATAGCATCTGCGGTTGTTTTGGGGTCGGTTTGATTCCTACCGGTGCTGCCGATCCTTATGGTCTGCGGCGGCAGGCCCTGGCTATCATCAGCATCCTCGGGGAGAAGAAATTCTATCTTGATCTCAGCAGCGCCGTCAGCTACAGTTTATCGCTGCTGCAAGACAAACTCACCCTCCCGGTTGACCAGACCCATGCCGAGATTATTGAATTTTTCCGCACCCGCCTGCACCACCTCCTGACCGGGGAAAACTTCAGCGTCGAGGTGGTGGAAGCGGTATTAACCACCTCTTTTACTGATATTGTCGAAGCGATGGAGAAGGTGCGCGCTTTGGAGGAAGTCCGCCGCGGCCTTGATTTCCCCTCCCTGGCCGTCGCCTTCAAACGCGTTATCAATATCTCGCGGCAAGCCCCCGCGGCGGTTATCAAACCGGAACTATTCGATAATACCGCTGAACAGGAGCTGTTTCAGGCCACCATCGCCATGGAGGAGGTTGTTGCCCGGGCCTTGCCGGCCAGGGATTATGCCGAAGTTTTTAAGGCTTTGGCGGCCCTGAAAACGCCAGTGGATAGATTCTTTGACGAAGTATTGGTCATGACCGATGATCTTAACATCCGGGCCAACCGTCTGGCGCTGCTGGTCCGGATAAGCCAGACGTTTTTAAAAGTGGCAGACTTTTCCCGTATTGCTTTTTAATCCGAAAGCGGTGTTTAAACAACATTGCCAGGGCGGGTTCTATACCCGCCCTTGGTGCTCAACCTCAAGGTTTTTTTAATTTCCGATTCTTATCTCGGAACTTATTATTTATGTAAGAGGCTCGTGACCGCCGAAAGATGTTGCTTGCCGGGTTATTATTTAATACCAAACCATCGGCGCACGGTTGGAAAAATATTCTATGATCAGGTGGTTTAAGAAAAAAAAGGGCAGGCCCGAGGTTGATTCCGACCAGGTCCAGGAGCAGTTCGACGGGGATGTTGTCCCGGAAGAAATTCCGGCGGCAATCGAACCGATTGTAGAGGTATCGGAATTAGTCGTCGAACCGGAACCTGAAGTATCAACTCTGCACGTAGCGGAAATTCAAGAAAGCGCGGTATCTGAACTAGCAGCCGCCGTTGCTGATGAAATTGGCCTTCCCGCGGAATTGGA is a window from the Desulfobacca acetoxidans DSM 11109 genome containing:
- the glyS gene encoding glycine--tRNA ligase subunit beta is translated as MVADLLIEIGTEEIPARFIPPVLEEMKVSLAKRLEQERLAVEVVKTMGTPRRLTLIAQKVATQQAESTAEIIGPPQAVAFGADGQPTQAAFGFARAQGVEVKDLIVVQTDRGPYLAVKKHAAGRPAHERLSEILPEWILGLSFPKSMRWGSLTVTFARPLHWIVALFGEEVIPFAVGDITSGRLTYGHRFQAPQAITLATADAEAYINSLRQAQVLVAPEERRAKLLEQLQQAAASVQGQIVPNPELLQENTFLVEYPNLTLGNFEEKFLALPDDVLITSMREHQRYFSLRDGSGKLMPHFIAVNNTLARNPDVVRQGHERVLRARLSDAMFFFQEDRKVNLDDWVEALRGVVYHSLLGTSYDKMARFRSLARYLAERLLPDSITPVHRAATLCKADLVSGMVGEFPSLQGIMGREYALLAGEAPEVADAIWTHYLPRHAGDQLPDNPVGAIVGMADRLDSICGCFGVGLIPTGAADPYGLRRQALAIISILGEKKFYLDLSSAVSYSLSLLQDKLTLPVDQTHAEIIEFFRTRLHHLLTGENFSVEVVEAVLTTSFTDIVEAMEKVRALEEVRRGLDFPSLAVAFKRVINISRQAPAAVIKPELFDNTAEQELFQATIAMEEVVARALPARDYAEVFKALAALKTPVDRFFDEVLVMTDDLNIRANRLALLVRISQTFLKVADFSRIAF